The Cucumis melo cultivar AY chromosome 6, USDA_Cmelo_AY_1.0, whole genome shotgun sequence genome includes a region encoding these proteins:
- the LOC127143808 gene encoding adenylyl-sulfate kinase 1, chloroplastic-like — MEAYTSLLSFSLTSDDISSLEKLYEKIITIADREMAEEKVDQILSKARKSTVSCALSKSLYKMGKLAYILDGDNVRHGLNRDLGFKAEDRAENIRRVGEVAKLFADAGVICIANVISPYRRDRDVCRGILPDGYFIEVFIDVPLEVCEARDAKGLYKLARAGKIKGFAGIDDPYKVPLNCEATQMIVVKENLKEFGTWEKEAGCNESEMENGSEYARGPW, encoded by the exons ATGGAAGCTTACACTTCTCTTTTATCCTTTAGCCTTACTTCCGACGATATTTCTTCTCTG GAGAAGCTCTACgaaaaaattattacaattgCAGATCGGGAAATGGCGGAGGAGAAGGTCGACCAGATACTCTCCAAAGCTC GGAAGAGCACTGTGTCTTGTGCCTTGAGTAAAAGCTTATACAAAATGGGAAAGTTAGCTTATATCCTCGATGGGGACAATGTGAGGCATGGCCTGAATCGCGACCTTGGTTTTAAAGCAGAAGATCGTGCTGAGAATATAAGGAGGGTCG GTGAGGTTGCAAAACTGTTTGCAGACGCTGGAGTTATTTGCATTGCTAATGTGATATCTCCTTATCGAAGGGATCGAGATGTCTGTCGTGGTATTTTGCCTGATGGATACTTTATTGAG GTGTTCATCGATGTTCCTCTTGAAGTTTGTGAAGCAAGAGATGCAAAAGGACTGTATAAGCTTGCACGGGCAGGGAAGATCAAAG GCTTTGCTGGTATCGATGATCCGTACAAAGTACCATTGAATTGTGAG GCAACACAGATGATCGTAGTGAAAGAGAACCTTAAGGAGTTTGGAACTTGGGAGAAAGAGGCTGGCTGTAATGAGAGTGAGATGGAAAATGGGAGTGAATATGCGAGGGGTCCATGGTAG